From one Chryseobacterium sp. 3008163 genomic stretch:
- a CDS encoding DUF1304 domain-containing protein produces MEIVAKILIAVVALEHLYILWMEMFAWETKGKEVFKAALPPEMFKPTKGLAANQGLYNGFLAVGLIWSFFIEDEKWQTNIVLFFLSCVAIAGIYGAISATKKIFFVQALPAILAIVAVLLKELN; encoded by the coding sequence ATGGAAATTGTTGCTAAAATTCTTATTGCAGTTGTGGCTTTAGAGCATTTATATATTCTTTGGATGGAAATGTTCGCATGGGAAACCAAAGGAAAAGAAGTTTTCAAAGCAGCTTTGCCACCTGAAATGTTCAAACCGACAAAAGGTTTGGCAGCCAATCAAGGATTGTATAATGGTTTTCTTGCCGTCGGATTGATTTGGTCTTTTTTTATTGAAGATGAAAAATGGCAAACGAATATTGTTTTATTTTTTCTGAGTTGTGTTGCGATTGCCGGAATTTACGGTGCAATTTCAGCTACGAAAAAAATATTTTTTGTTCAGGCTCTGCCAGCGATTTTGGCGATTGTTGCGGTGCTTTTGAAGGAACTAAATTAA
- a CDS encoding alpha/beta hydrolase, whose protein sequence is MKKTSTFKSLGSLFLFAISFMLLSGFSKFSAQGTKMIKNIVLVHGAFVDGSGYRGVYDILSKKGYNVTVVQNPLSSLQDDVDATKAALDRQDGPAILVGHSYGGSVITEAGDHPKVAALVYLAAFQLDAGESALDWAMTEPGSPKNGILPADEKGILYYDKKKFHEGFAADIPKAQADFMYASQGRFAAAALAAKVTKAPWKTKPSYGIVATQDEAILPSIQRKMYKKGNAKITEIKGSHAVFISHPQEVADVIIKASKEVK, encoded by the coding sequence ATGAAAAAAACATCAACTTTCAAATCGTTAGGATCACTTTTCCTTTTCGCAATTTCATTCATGTTACTAAGCGGATTTTCAAAATTTTCTGCTCAAGGCACAAAAATGATTAAAAATATAGTTTTAGTACATGGTGCTTTTGTAGACGGATCAGGCTACCGCGGAGTTTACGACATTTTAAGCAAAAAAGGGTACAATGTGACCGTAGTACAAAACCCATTAAGCTCATTGCAAGATGACGTAGATGCAACCAAAGCAGCTCTAGACAGACAAGACGGTCCGGCAATTCTGGTAGGACATTCTTATGGCGGAAGCGTTATTACAGAAGCCGGCGACCATCCTAAAGTTGCAGCGTTAGTATATCTCGCAGCATTTCAGTTAGATGCAGGCGAATCCGCACTCGATTGGGCGATGACAGAACCTGGATCTCCTAAAAACGGGATTCTACCCGCTGACGAAAAAGGAATATTATATTATGACAAGAAAAAATTTCATGAAGGATTTGCTGCAGATATTCCGAAAGCACAGGCAGATTTCATGTATGCTTCACAAGGGCGTTTTGCAGCAGCAGCATTAGCAGCAAAAGTTACCAAAGCACCATGGAAAACAAAACCTTCATACGGAATCGTCGCTACGCAAGACGAGGCAATTCTTCCGAGTATTCAACGTAAAATGTATAAAAAAGGAAATGCTAAAATCACAGAAATTAAAGGAAGTCACGCTGTATTTATTTCTCATCCTCAGGAAGTTGCCGATGTCATCATCAAAGCTTCAAAAGAGGTAAAATAG
- a CDS encoding putative quinol monooxygenase, whose product MKIYLTAIIKAKEEHRTEVLEVLQKMVTETLKEEANELYALHQGIEDKNHFIFYEIWKSEEGLKQHNEQSYIKAFGDLVDEKLQEKPQIYLTEII is encoded by the coding sequence ATGAAAATCTATCTAACTGCAATAATCAAAGCAAAAGAAGAACACAGAACCGAAGTTTTGGAAGTTCTTCAGAAGATGGTAACAGAAACCCTAAAAGAAGAAGCCAACGAATTATACGCACTTCATCAGGGAATTGAAGATAAAAATCATTTCATTTTCTATGAAATCTGGAAAAGCGAAGAAGGTTTGAAACAACATAACGAGCAATCATATATAAAAGCTTTCGGAGATTTGGTTGATGAAAAACTGCAGGAAAAACCACAGATTTATTTAACAGAAATTATTTAA
- a CDS encoding aldo/keto reductase, giving the protein MQQKTYIGQPVITLNNGIDIPALGFGVWQMEDMQECENAVVKAIEVGYRMIDTAAIYQNETAVGNAIKNSGVDREDLFVTSKLWVQDTTYDKAKAAFQRTLDRLQLDYLDMYLIHWPYSDFVGAWKAMEELYHEGKIKAIGVCNFTVEKLEELKANSTVLPVINQIELHPIFQQKELQVYNKENNIVTQPWSPLGNGNAELLENQDLKNIAEKYNKTVAQVILRWHLQEGFCVIPKSVTPSRIEENFNVFDFELSEEEMNVVRSLDTGKRLFFDPKDPSWEEKMLNAVADI; this is encoded by the coding sequence ATGCAACAAAAAACATACATAGGACAACCTGTAATTACATTGAATAACGGAATTGATATTCCCGCTTTAGGCTTTGGAGTCTGGCAAATGGAAGATATGCAGGAATGCGAGAACGCTGTTGTAAAAGCCATTGAAGTGGGCTACAGAATGATTGATACGGCTGCTATTTACCAAAATGAAACTGCTGTTGGAAATGCTATAAAAAATAGTGGAGTAGATAGAGAAGACTTGTTTGTAACTTCCAAATTATGGGTTCAGGATACAACCTATGACAAAGCGAAAGCTGCTTTTCAGAGAACTCTCGACAGATTGCAATTGGATTATTTAGATATGTATCTTATTCATTGGCCTTACTCTGATTTTGTGGGAGCCTGGAAGGCAATGGAAGAGTTGTATCATGAAGGGAAAATCAAAGCGATTGGTGTTTGTAATTTCACAGTTGAAAAATTAGAGGAATTAAAAGCAAATTCTACAGTTCTTCCTGTGATTAACCAAATTGAATTACACCCGATTTTCCAACAAAAAGAACTTCAGGTTTACAATAAAGAAAATAACATTGTAACTCAACCTTGGAGCCCGCTGGGAAATGGAAATGCAGAACTTTTAGAAAATCAGGATTTAAAAAATATTGCCGAAAAATACAACAAAACAGTTGCTCAGGTTATTCTGAGGTGGCATTTGCAGGAAGGTTTCTGTGTGATTCCTAAGTCTGTGACGCCTTCAAGAATTGAAGAGAATTTCAATGTTTTTGATTTTGAATTATCAGAAGAAGAAATGAATGTTGTCCGTTCATTGGACACCGGAAAAAGGTTGTTTTTTGATCCGAAAGATCCGTCTTGGGAAGAAAAAATGTTGAATGCTGTGGCGGATATTTAA
- a CDS encoding carboxymuconolactone decarboxylase family protein — translation MSARFNMATTHAAAYKAGIGMEAALQNSFLTPIQKELIKIRASQINACAFCLDMHTKDALKYGETPQRIFLLNAWRDAKELFTEEEQVILMVAEEITLISQKGLSEETYEKAKVLFNETQIADIIMAAVSINMWNRIAISTHIPIAK, via the coding sequence ATGAGCGCAAGATTCAACATGGCAACGACGCACGCTGCCGCTTACAAAGCAGGAATAGGAATGGAGGCTGCCCTTCAAAACAGTTTTTTAACTCCGATTCAGAAAGAATTAATTAAAATCAGAGCTTCTCAGATTAATGCATGTGCCTTCTGTCTGGATATGCACACGAAAGATGCCTTGAAATACGGTGAAACTCCGCAGAGAATTTTTCTTTTGAATGCATGGAGAGATGCAAAAGAATTGTTCACAGAAGAAGAACAGGTGATTTTGATGGTTGCAGAAGAAATTACATTGATTAGCCAAAAAGGACTTTCTGAAGAAACGTACGAGAAGGCGAAAGTACTTTTTAATGAAACGCAGATTGCCGATATTATCATGGCTGCCGTTTCGATTAATATGTGGAACAGAATTGCAATCAGTACCCATATACCGATAGCAAAGTAA
- a CDS encoding PPC domain-containing DNA-binding protein, with protein MKLFPTLLFTIFLMCNFSAQKKEICRYTKTPTGFLMVLRENDDVLAQIENLAKTENIPSASFTGIGFAREVTFGFYDFQAKKFNPKTFKKVEMGSLTGSIAWNEKGPSIHVHGVATDEKFDAYGGHLLSLHVGTGSMEIYVTVNDKKLERKIEQPLNANVLQLNCQQ; from the coding sequence ATGAAACTATTTCCAACTTTACTATTCACAATATTTCTGATGTGTAATTTTTCAGCACAGAAGAAAGAAATTTGCAGATACACAAAAACTCCCACAGGTTTTCTGATGGTGCTTCGTGAAAATGATGATGTCCTGGCTCAGATTGAGAATCTTGCAAAGACTGAGAATATTCCTTCAGCAAGCTTTACGGGAATTGGTTTTGCGAGAGAAGTAACTTTTGGATTTTACGATTTTCAAGCTAAAAAATTTAATCCCAAGACGTTTAAAAAAGTTGAGATGGGAAGTCTGACGGGTTCAATTGCATGGAATGAAAAAGGTCCGTCAATCCACGTTCATGGAGTCGCAACTGATGAGAAATTTGATGCGTACGGCGGTCATCTTCTTTCTCTGCACGTCGGAACGGGCTCGATGGAAATCTATGTAACCGTTAATGATAAAAAATTAGAAAGAAAAATAGAACAACCTTTGAATGCTAACGTTCTTCAACTGAATTGTCAACAATAA
- a CDS encoding thioredoxin fold domain-containing protein — translation MLLLVPCFYLSQIKTDTFSDFEKIQKENKKPTIIHLYTDWCSVCKIESFKLNKDKELVKMMNENFHFINFEAEKTKGKINFQGKEFNYLPNGNSGIHELALALSKNKNQPVYPLWIILDKNQELVYYHEGEFKAEKMKEKISEIIKYKKL, via the coding sequence ATGTTACTTTTAGTGCCTTGTTTTTATCTATCGCAGATAAAAACGGACACTTTTTCAGATTTTGAAAAAATACAGAAAGAAAATAAAAAACCAACTATTATTCATTTGTATACCGATTGGTGCTCTGTTTGTAAAATTGAATCTTTCAAATTAAATAAGGATAAGGAGTTGGTTAAAATGATGAATGAAAATTTTCATTTTATCAACTTTGAAGCTGAAAAGACAAAAGGAAAAATCAATTTTCAGGGTAAAGAATTTAATTATTTACCTAACGGAAATTCAGGAATTCACGAATTAGCTTTGGCGTTATCAAAAAATAAAAATCAGCCCGTTTATCCGTTGTGGATTATTTTAGATAAAAATCAGGAGCTGGTTTATTATCATGAAGGAGAGTTTAAGGCTGAAAAAATGAAGGAGAAAATATCGGAAATTATTAAGTACAAAAAACTATAA
- a CDS encoding UDP-N-acetylmuramate--L-alanine ligase → MKTHFIAIGGSAMHNLAIALKDKGYEVSGSDDAIFEPSKSRLEKKGILPEELGWFPEKITSDIDAIILGMHAHQDNPELAKAKELGLKIYSYPEFLYEQSKTKTRVVIAGSHGKTTITSMILHVLNFHQKDVDYMVGAQLEGFDCMVKLTKDNDFMVLEGDEYLSSPIDLRSKFLLYQPNIALLSGIAWDHINVFKTFDDYIEQFRKFVASITPGGVLVYNEEDQEVVKVVENAENYFRKIPYKTPEYEIVSGKVHLKTEMGDIPLSVFGAHNLLNLEGARHICHTLGIMDEDFYDAIMSFKGASKRLEKVEREDNGILYKDFAHAPSKVKAVVKAFCEQFKNEKKYGFLELHTYSSLNPVFLEQYDHAMDGLDEAIVFYSEDALKIKRMEPISPDLIKEKFKNENLKVFTNAEELHAYWDLLDKTKGVYMMMSSGNFGGLDLTK, encoded by the coding sequence TTGAAAACCCATTTCATTGCCATCGGCGGAAGCGCCATGCACAACCTTGCGATTGCGTTAAAAGATAAAGGATATGAAGTTTCAGGCTCAGATGATGCCATTTTTGAACCTTCAAAATCAAGACTTGAGAAAAAAGGAATTCTTCCCGAAGAATTGGGCTGGTTTCCTGAGAAAATAACTTCAGATATTGATGCTATCATTCTTGGAATGCACGCTCATCAGGACAATCCTGAACTGGCAAAAGCAAAGGAATTAGGTTTAAAAATATATTCTTATCCTGAATTTTTATACGAACAGTCAAAAACCAAAACGAGAGTTGTCATCGCAGGCTCTCATGGGAAAACGACGATTACATCAATGATTCTTCATGTTCTGAATTTCCATCAGAAAGATGTCGATTACATGGTTGGAGCACAGCTTGAAGGTTTCGACTGCATGGTAAAACTAACGAAAGATAATGATTTTATGGTTTTGGAAGGTGACGAATATCTTTCCTCACCAATCGATCTTCGCTCAAAATTTTTACTGTATCAACCCAATATCGCTTTATTGAGCGGAATTGCATGGGATCACATCAATGTTTTTAAAACATTTGATGATTACATCGAGCAATTTAGAAAATTCGTTGCAAGCATTACTCCGGGAGGAGTTTTGGTGTACAATGAAGAAGATCAGGAAGTAGTAAAAGTGGTTGAAAATGCCGAAAATTATTTCAGAAAAATCCCTTACAAAACTCCCGAATATGAAATCGTAAGTGGAAAAGTTCATTTAAAAACCGAAATGGGAGATATTCCGCTTTCTGTTTTTGGAGCGCACAATCTATTAAATCTTGAAGGAGCAAGGCATATCTGTCATACTTTAGGTATCATGGATGAAGATTTCTATGATGCCATCATGAGTTTCAAAGGTGCTTCTAAACGTCTTGAAAAAGTGGAAAGAGAAGACAATGGAATTCTTTATAAAGACTTCGCACATGCACCAAGCAAAGTAAAAGCTGTTGTAAAAGCATTCTGTGAGCAATTTAAAAATGAAAAAAAATACGGTTTTCTAGAGCTGCACACCTACTCTAGTCTGAATCCCGTATTTTTAGAACAATACGACCACGCAATGGATGGCCTGGATGAAGCCATTGTTTTCTATTCTGAAGATGCTTTAAAAATCAAAAGAATGGAGCCTATCTCTCCCGATTTAATCAAGGAAAAATTTAAGAATGAGAATCTTAAAGTCTTTACCAATGCTGAAGAACTTCATGCTTACTGGGATTTATTAGATAAAACTAAAGGAGTTTATATGATGATGAGTTCGGGTAATTTTGGGGGATTAGATTTGACGAAATAA
- a CDS encoding NAD(P)H-dependent oxidoreductase: MKKVLVINGGQNFGHSGGKYNQTIADNTLEALKEFENVEIKISNINEGYEENEEVEKFVWADFIIYHTPIWWFQLPNGFKKYIDEVFTAGHAKGIYMSDGRSSDNPKINYGTGGMLGGRKYMLTTSWNAPETAFTLPGEFFSETSVDNGPLFGFHRMNAFVSLEKMDSFHFHDVEKNANIERDMKLYREHVKTVFEKELKPQLV; encoded by the coding sequence ATGAAAAAAGTATTAGTTATTAACGGCGGACAAAATTTCGGACATTCCGGAGGAAAATATAATCAGACGATTGCAGATAACACGTTAGAAGCCTTAAAAGAATTTGAAAATGTAGAAATAAAAATTTCGAATATCAACGAAGGGTATGAGGAAAATGAGGAAGTAGAAAAATTTGTTTGGGCTGATTTTATTATCTATCACACCCCAATCTGGTGGTTTCAATTGCCGAATGGTTTCAAAAAATATATTGATGAAGTTTTCACAGCCGGCCATGCAAAAGGAATTTACATGAGCGACGGAAGATCTTCTGATAACCCAAAAATCAACTACGGAACGGGCGGAATGTTGGGCGGAAGAAAATATATGCTTACCACAAGCTGGAATGCACCTGAAACAGCCTTCACACTTCCCGGAGAATTTTTCAGTGAAACAAGTGTTGATAACGGGCCTCTATTCGGTTTTCACAGAATGAATGCTTTCGTTTCTTTAGAAAAAATGGATAGTTTTCATTTTCATGATGTAGAAAAAAATGCAAACATTGAACGTGACATGAAATTATACAGAGAACACGTTAAAACCGTTTTCGAGAAAGAATTAAAACCACAATTAGTCTAA
- a CDS encoding T9SS type A sorting domain-containing protein, giving the protein MEKNLGGTGDDRASSIVQTSDGGYVVAGYAENNNGDVTGNHGGKDYWILKLNTDGGVIFWKKSLGGSHQDLAYSIKQTSDGGYIVAGSAFSNDGDVTGNHGGTDAWIVKLNSDGNIQWQKALGGTKVDEASSIIQTADGGYLAVGNTTSNDGQVIGYHSPSNTGPGEAPLSYDYWAVKLSATGSILWQKCLGGSGSDEASSVIQTTDGGYVIAGSSNSNNGDVSGNHGDYDIWVVKLAQDNLATNDVVKDDIKMNIFPNPAKDFITIKLDYFTPSMDVTLIDMLGRTIHTQKLDGLTTKINTSGLEKGTYILDVTGGTKKITKKFIKE; this is encoded by the coding sequence ATGGAAAAAAATTTAGGAGGAACAGGAGACGACAGAGCATCTTCTATCGTTCAAACTAGTGATGGAGGATATGTAGTCGCCGGATATGCTGAAAACAACAATGGAGATGTAACAGGAAACCATGGTGGAAAAGATTATTGGATCCTAAAATTAAATACTGATGGAGGCGTTATTTTTTGGAAAAAATCTTTAGGAGGGTCACATCAGGATTTAGCATATTCTATTAAACAAACTTCAGATGGTGGTTATATTGTTGCTGGTAGCGCTTTTTCTAATGATGGAGATGTAACAGGAAATCATGGCGGAACAGATGCTTGGATCGTAAAATTAAATTCTGATGGAAACATTCAATGGCAGAAAGCTTTAGGAGGAACTAAGGTAGATGAAGCTTCTTCTATCATTCAAACCGCTGATGGAGGGTATTTGGCTGTAGGTAACACCACTTCAAATGACGGTCAGGTAATAGGATATCATTCCCCTTCAAATACAGGTCCTGGAGAAGCGCCTCTTTCTTATGATTATTGGGCTGTAAAGTTAAGCGCTACAGGAAGTATTCTATGGCAAAAGTGCTTAGGAGGATCAGGAAGTGATGAGGCTAGCTCTGTTATTCAAACTACAGATGGTGGTTATGTCATTGCTGGAAGTTCAAATTCAAACAATGGCGATGTAAGTGGAAATCATGGAGATTATGATATTTGGGTCGTAAAACTTGCTCAAGATAATCTAGCAACTAACGATGTTGTGAAAGATGATATAAAAATGAATATCTTCCCGAATCCGGCAAAAGATTTTATCACTATAAAGCTTGATTATTTTACACCATCTATGGATGTTACACTTATTGACATGCTTGGAAGAACCATTCATACTCAAAAATTGGACGGATTAACAACTAAAATAAATACAAGTGGTCTTGAAAAAGGAACTTATATTTTAGACGTTACAGGTGGTACAAAAAAAATAACTAAAAAGTTTATTAAGGAATAA
- a CDS encoding type 1 glutamine amidotransferase domain-containing protein, translating to MKKKILFVVTSHDKKGETGEDTGYYLGEVSHPWEVLHKAGYEIDFVSPKGGTPPVDGFDLKDPVNKEFWENKEYKTKIDHSLKPSEVKPEDYSTIFYAGGHGAMWDFADNTELAKIASIIYENGGIVAGVCHGPAGLVNIKLNNGKYLVDGKKINAFTNEEESEVKLTNVVPFLLEDKLKERGAKFEKSGLWQNHVVTDQRVITGQNPQSAKSVGEAILSELKK from the coding sequence ATGAAAAAGAAAATTCTTTTCGTGGTAACAAGTCACGACAAAAAAGGTGAAACAGGAGAAGATACAGGATACTATCTCGGTGAAGTTTCGCATCCATGGGAAGTCCTTCACAAAGCCGGTTATGAAATTGATTTTGTAAGTCCAAAAGGTGGAACTCCGCCTGTCGATGGATTTGATTTGAAAGATCCTGTCAACAAAGAATTTTGGGAAAACAAAGAATACAAAACTAAAATAGATCATTCCTTGAAACCATCAGAAGTAAAACCTGAAGATTATTCAACAATTTTTTACGCAGGCGGTCACGGTGCGATGTGGGATTTCGCAGACAATACAGAATTGGCAAAAATTGCTTCTATCATCTATGAAAACGGAGGAATTGTCGCAGGAGTTTGTCATGGACCTGCTGGTCTGGTGAATATCAAACTGAATAATGGAAAATATTTGGTTGATGGAAAGAAGATCAATGCGTTTACGAATGAAGAAGAATCTGAAGTGAAATTGACGAATGTAGTTCCTTTTCTTTTAGAAGACAAATTGAAAGAAAGAGGTGCGAAATTTGAGAAATCTGGACTTTGGCAAAATCATGTTGTGACAGACCAAAGAGTGATCACAGGACAAAATCCGCAATCTGCAAAAAGTGTAGGTGAGGCGATTTTGAGTGAGTTGAAAAAATAA
- a CDS encoding GNAT family N-acetyltransferase has protein sequence MLHQIRVATSEHYPKIMEIWESAVKATHDFLSEEDFNYFKEIIPRDYLPNLEVYLILENLKPQGFASVADGNLEMLFIHNDVRGKGLDKKLYEFMKAKTRLIKVDVNEQNPQAIGFYEKLGFKQTRRSEKDGSGKNYPIIHMSL, from the coding sequence ATGTTACACCAAATCAGAGTCGCAACATCAGAACACTATCCCAAAATCATGGAAATCTGGGAATCTGCCGTAAAAGCCACTCACGATTTTTTATCAGAAGAAGATTTTAATTACTTTAAAGAAATTATCCCAAGAGATTATTTACCAAATCTTGAGGTTTATTTAATTCTTGAAAATCTAAAACCACAAGGTTTTGCTTCTGTTGCTGATGGGAATTTAGAAATGCTTTTCATTCATAATGATGTACGTGGAAAAGGTTTAGACAAAAAACTTTACGAATTTATGAAAGCAAAAACGAGACTGATAAAAGTAGATGTTAACGAACAAAATCCGCAAGCAATCGGGTTTTACGAAAAATTGGGTTTCAAACAAACCAGAAGATCCGAAAAAGATGGTTCAGGCAAAAACTATCCGATTATTCATATGAGCTTATAG